The Pithys albifrons albifrons isolate INPA30051 chromosome 13, PitAlb_v1, whole genome shotgun sequence genome has a segment encoding these proteins:
- the LOC139678164 gene encoding alpha-2,8-sialyltransferase 8E-like: MPSNSIQEMYVKTGLLKMRKLWVTLLAVAAVSFVSMGFLMLTNKPDIHVPEAEACQELLSNITQPQKVDEVWSLEQLKLMQSCRWKFNATALAKYRAELGHCCNASAWLTVTQENAPLDSKLVYDASSSKSLKVSSGLLEILPEKSPFPDRLYKTCAVVGNGGILRNSSCGSKIDEHEFVIRLNLPSTDFPDDVGRKTNMVTVNPSILLSRFRGLVGRRLPFVKAGVSYGKTWFLIPAFSFPGHSDVSYRALYAIEDSGSESHVFFFHPQYLSTLSKYWHDRGFHVHRLSSGFMLVNAALELCQHITLYGFWPFSLHPDGHFLPYHYYDDVPPKKWVHDMPKEFGYYVNMHFHGALQLHVGEC, encoded by the exons ATGCCTTCCAACAGCATCCA GGAGATGTATGTGAAGACAGGATTGCTGAAGATGCGCAAGCTATGGGTCACATTGCTGGCTGTAGCTGCAGTCTCATTTGTCTCCATGGGCTTTCTGATGTTGACTAACAA ACCTGACATCCATGTTCCAGAAGCAGAAGCATGTCAAGAACTGTTGAGCAACATAACCCAACCTCAGAA GGTGGATGAAGTTTGGAGTCTCGAACAGCTGAAGTTAATGCAGAGCTGCCGCTGGAAGTTCAATGCTACTGCCTTGGCCAAATACAG ggcagagctggggcactgCTGCAATGCCTCAGCCTGGCTGACTGTGACACAGGAGAATGCACCCTTGGACTCCAAACTGGTCTATGATGCCAGTAGCTCCAAGAGCTTGAAAGTCAGCAGTGGCTTGCTGGAGATCCTGCCAGAG AAATCCCCCTTTCCGGACCGTCTCTACAAAACCTGTGCTGTAGTGGGAAATGGAGGAATcctcaggaacagcagctgtggctccaAAATTGATGAGCATGAATTTGTGATCAG ATTGAACCTGCCTTCTACAGACTTCCCTGATGACGTGGGCAGAAAGACAAACATGGTCACTGTGAATCCAAGTATCCTTCTCAGCAG GTTTCGTGGTCTGGTTGGTCGACGTCTGCCATTTGTGAAGGCAGGAGTTTCCTATGGAAAGACTTGGTTTCTCATCCCGgctttctccttccctggacATAGTGACGTTTCTTACCGAGCACTCTATGCCATAGAGGACTCTGGCTCTGAGTCCCATGTCTTTTTCTTCCACCCTCAGTATCTGAGCACTCTAAGCAAGTACTGGCATGATCGTGGTTTTCATGTCCATCGCCTCTCCTCAGGCTTCATGCTAGTGAATGCTGCCCTAGAGTTGTGCCAACACATTACACTCTATGGCTTCTGGCCCTTCTCCTTGCATCCAGATGGCCATTTCCTGCCCTATCATTACTATGACGATGTGCCTCCTAAGAAATGGGTGCACGACATGCCCAAAGAGTTTGGTTACTATGTGAATATGCACTTCCATGGTGCGCTGCAGCTGCACGTGGGAGAATGCTAA
- the LOC139678010 gene encoding LOW QUALITY PROTEIN: immunoglobulin delta heavy chain-like (The sequence of the model RefSeq protein was modified relative to this genomic sequence to represent the inferred CDS: substituted 1 base at 1 genomic stop codon) yields the protein MQIPLWKSAKLLWMLIITFSALPKGTLSTIKMVASGPTAGEVSASLSLTCTVTGTPLDSPRYDWNCVRQTPGGQLQFVGWIYPFGNNTGYAPTFQGRVTISADKIKSKVSLQLDALTASDTATYFCARQHTCGEAGGFIXLRANSVATDKLVFGTGTTFSVEPSNQEESAPEVIVLKSKEPQQHDNKLNMVCLARTFYPKNISLDVPKSVVLYDLKAPLISPGGLYSTMKVVGVEPDAEVTCKAMHRGKKDKASTILPEEKTEELETVNVCSTTGASKTANAKMEKTNMLFMTVLGLRVLLAKSLFFNALMTIKLFLF from the exons ATGCAAATTCCTCTGTGGAAGTCTGCAAAGCTCCTCTGGATGCTGATCATCACTTTTTCTGCACTCCCTAAAG GTACCCTTTCCACTATAAAGATGGTGGCATCTGGTCCTACAGCAGGAGAGGTATCTGCCTCACTCTCACTCACTTGCACTGTAACGGGAACTCCTCTGGATAGCCCCCGATATGACTGGAATTGTGTCCGTCAGACTCCAGGAGGGCAGCTGCAATTTGTAGGCTGGATTTATCCTTTTGGGAACAACACAGGCTATGCCCCAACCTTCCAAGGCCGAGTCACCATTTCTGCAGATAAAATCAAAAGCAAggtctccctgcagctggatgCCCTCACAGCCTCAGACACAGCCACCTATTTCTGTGCCAGGCAGCACACA TGTGGTGAGGCAGGTGGGTTTATTTGACTACGTGCAAACAGCGTGGCAACAGACAAGCTCGTATTTGGAACTGGAACCACTTTTTCAGTTGAGCCAAGTAA TCAAGAAGAATCTGCCCCCGAAGTCATTGTGCTCAAATCAAAGGAGCCTCAACAACATGACAACAAACTGAACATGGTTTGTTTGGCCAGGACCTTCTACCCTAAGAACATCAGCcttgatgtgcccaagagtgtTGTTCTGTATGACCTGAAGGCACCTCTGATCTCACCTGGGGGATTGTATAGCACCATGAAGGTCGTTGGAGTGGAGCCAGATGCAGAGGTGACCTGCAAGGCTAtgcacagagggaaaaaggaTAAAGCCAGCACAATTCTGCCAG aagagaaaactgaagaacTTGAAACAGTTAATGTTTGCAGCACTACAGGTGCTTCTAAAACAG caaatgccaaaatggagaaaacaaaTATGCTGTTTATGACTGTTTTGGGTTTGAGAGTCCTGCTGGCAAAAAGCCTCTTCTTCAATGCACTCATGACTATCAAGCTGTTCCTCTTCTGA